From Clostridia bacterium, the proteins below share one genomic window:
- the miaB gene encoding tRNA (N6-isopentenyl adenosine(37)-C2)-methylthiotransferase MiaB, with protein MRYYDPEYENKVREFVEGSGRKAYIKTYGCQQNVSDSEKIAALAQNMGYELCDSPEGASLVVFNTCAVRHSAEQKILGNVGLLHALKEKNPSMITVLCGCMTQQEHMVEDIKKRYSFVDIVIGTSAIHELPRLIFSRLTGGKKIRALYDESGEIVEGIGNVRNEDFRAFVPIMYGCNNFCTYCIVPYVRGRERSRRAEDVLAEAKKLVASGCREITLLGQNVNSYREPETGENFPQLLRRVARIEGDFKIRFMTSHPKDASDELIDVIASCDKLAKHIHLPVQSGSDRILKAMNRKYTRADYLALVGRARERIDGLCITSDMIVGFPGETEEDFADTLSLVDEVGYDSLFTFLYSIREGTPAAKMPDQIPRDEKQRRFDALVELQTRKGFERNAAMKGKEFTVLVDEVKGDSEGGMKLLSSRTDGNKIVEFEGPAELYGNYARVRVTEPMSWLLKGELIG; from the coding sequence ATGCGTTATTACGATCCGGAATACGAGAATAAAGTCAGAGAGTTCGTCGAGGGCTCCGGCCGTAAGGCGTACATAAAGACCTACGGATGCCAGCAGAACGTCAGCGATTCCGAAAAGATCGCCGCGCTCGCGCAGAATATGGGCTACGAGCTCTGCGATTCGCCGGAGGGCGCGTCGCTCGTCGTTTTCAACACCTGCGCCGTGCGCCATTCCGCCGAGCAGAAGATACTCGGCAACGTCGGACTGCTCCACGCACTCAAGGAAAAGAACCCCTCCATGATAACCGTACTCTGCGGCTGTATGACCCAGCAGGAGCATATGGTGGAGGATATAAAGAAACGCTATTCCTTCGTCGATATAGTCATCGGCACGTCGGCGATCCACGAGCTGCCGCGGCTTATCTTCAGCCGCCTGACCGGAGGCAAGAAGATACGCGCGCTTTACGACGAATCAGGCGAGATAGTCGAAGGCATCGGCAACGTGCGCAACGAGGATTTCCGCGCCTTCGTGCCGATAATGTACGGCTGCAACAACTTCTGCACCTACTGCATCGTGCCTTACGTGCGCGGCAGGGAACGCAGCCGCCGCGCGGAAGACGTGCTCGCCGAGGCGAAGAAGCTCGTCGCTTCCGGCTGCCGCGAGATAACGCTGCTCGGGCAGAACGTCAACTCCTACCGCGAGCCGGAAACGGGTGAGAACTTCCCGCAGCTGCTCCGCAGGGTGGCGCGTATCGAGGGGGATTTCAAGATCCGCTTTATGACCTCGCACCCGAAGGACGCGTCGGACGAGCTTATCGACGTTATCGCGTCCTGCGACAAGCTCGCCAAGCACATACACCTTCCGGTGCAGTCGGGCTCCGACCGCATCCTGAAGGCGATGAACCGAAAATACACCCGCGCCGACTACCTCGCGCTCGTAGGGCGCGCGAGGGAGCGTATAGACGGGCTCTGCATAACCTCCGATATGATCGTCGGCTTCCCCGGCGAAACTGAGGAGGACTTCGCGGATACGCTCTCCCTCGTCGACGAAGTGGGGTACGATTCGCTTTTCACCTTCCTTTATTCGATAAGGGAAGGCACTCCGGCCGCGAAGATGCCGGACCAGATCCCGCGCGACGAAAAGCAGCGCCGTTTCGATGCGCTCGTCGAGCTGCAGACGCGCAAGGGCTTCGAGCGCAACGCGGCGATGAAGGGGAAGGAATTCACCGTGCTCGTCGACGAAGTCAAGGGCGACTCGGAGGGCGGTATGAAGCTGCTTTCCTCCCGCACGGACGGCAACAAGATTGTCGAATTTGAGGGCCCGGCGGAGCTTTACGGAAACTACGCGCGCGTGCGCGTTACCGAGCCGATGAGCTGGCTGCTCAAGGGCGAGCTTATCGGATAA
- the miaA gene encoding tRNA (adenosine(37)-N6)-dimethylallyltransferase MiaA codes for MDKKPKLLVICGPTAAGKTAVAVETAKLLDGVIISADSMQIYKELSIGTAKPTSEELDGVECRLIDFVEPDGDYNVFRFKQDAEREIDSVLSSGRTPILCGGTGLYIDVLASNTALSDESSDETVRAELKKQAAEKGSAELHRQLAEVDKPSAERIHPNDTKRVIRALEIYRVTGRPQSVWDAESVRESRYSLCRILINCRDRAELYGRIDRRVDAMIAAGLRDEARRVFDAYDPDKISAIGYPELFAYFRGECALDEAVAKIKQYSRNYAKRQLTWFRRGEYIGEFFTDERSVKEIAADVAQLFASFGG; via the coding sequence ATGGATAAGAAGCCGAAACTGCTCGTTATCTGCGGTCCTACCGCGGCGGGGAAGACCGCCGTGGCGGTCGAGACCGCCAAGCTGCTTGACGGAGTCATTATCTCCGCCGATTCGATGCAGATATACAAGGAGCTTTCGATAGGCACCGCCAAGCCGACTTCCGAGGAGCTGGACGGCGTTGAATGCCGCCTTATCGACTTCGTCGAGCCGGACGGCGACTATAACGTTTTCCGCTTCAAGCAGGACGCCGAGCGCGAGATCGACAGCGTGCTTTCTTCCGGCAGGACGCCGATACTCTGCGGCGGCACCGGCCTCTATATCGACGTGCTCGCGTCAAACACCGCGCTGTCGGACGAAAGCAGCGACGAAACCGTCCGCGCGGAGCTGAAAAAACAGGCGGCGGAGAAGGGAAGCGCGGAGCTGCATCGTCAACTTGCGGAGGTTGACAAACCTTCCGCCGAGCGCATCCATCCCAACGATACGAAGCGCGTCATACGCGCTCTCGAAATATACCGCGTGACCGGCAGACCCCAGAGCGTTTGGGACGCCGAATCTGTGCGCGAAAGCCGTTATTCCCTCTGCAGGATTCTGATAAACTGCCGCGACAGAGCGGAGCTTTACGGGCGCATAGACCGCCGCGTCGACGCGATGATCGCCGCGGGACTTCGGGACGAGGCGAGGCGCGTCTTTGACGCGTACGATCCCGACAAAATATCCGCTATCGGCTATCCCGAGCTTTTCGCGTACTTCCGCGGGGAGTGTGCGCTGGACGAAGCCGTCGCGAAGATAAAGCAATACAGCAGGAATTACGCAAAGCGTCAGCTTACGTGGTTCCGCAGAGGAGAATACATCGGCGAGTTCTTTACCGACGAACGCTCCGTAAAGGAGATAGCCGCGGACGTCGCGCAGCTTTTCGCGTCGTTCGGCGGATAA
- the mutL gene encoding DNA mismatch repair endonuclease MutL — protein sequence MIKVLPKNVSELIAAGEVVERPVSVVKELVENSIDAGAPDITVEIKDGGITYIRVSDNGCGIPRDEVPTAFLRHATSKLQNADQLNSIETMGFRGEALAAICAVSRTDMITKCASDEVGTAVRYVAGDLDSCEDAGCPTGTTVVVRDLFFSTPARMKFLKKDASEAAAVASFMDRVALANTGIAFKFIKNGAEEMRTPGDGRLDAAINAVFGRKFAETLAPVEGNSWGIGVSGFTSQPAFPRANRSMQIFFVNGRLVRSKTFTAALDASYANLVPSGKFAACVLNLTLNPALVDINVHPAKLEVRFTDDHAVFDAIYHAVKSALQGKKDDIGVSPSKVVEIGELKSDVVSAAPVKSIFAAPAAHTPAEQTRIPETEARISVPRVASFQSGKQEERAVSVAAPSSSPSPAANTAPREPEAPFFEPSAVKEEKTPVVRQDTTKTDVVHGYNYVGEVYRTYLVFESESGVLFVDKHAAHERIIFNRLKKSFNPDSDAQLLLSPVTVSLDKTEARTILDNVETLAQLGFDVEDFGAGQVTVRSVPVKLNDDDVSSLLQLMAEKLPKGGKRSVSEAFYDDVLHSVACKAAVKAGRRSSEEDAEDILRMLDEDPDARFCPHGRPVCFEIKRGDLDKQFLR from the coding sequence ATGATAAAGGTACTCCCGAAAAACGTTTCCGAGCTGATCGCCGCTGGAGAGGTCGTCGAAAGACCGGTTTCCGTCGTCAAGGAGCTCGTTGAGAACAGTATCGACGCCGGCGCGCCGGATATCACCGTCGAGATAAAGGACGGAGGCATAACCTACATCCGCGTCAGCGACAACGGCTGCGGCATCCCGCGCGACGAGGTGCCGACCGCGTTCCTGCGCCACGCAACGAGCAAGCTGCAGAACGCCGATCAGCTCAACAGCATAGAAACCATGGGCTTCCGCGGTGAAGCCCTTGCCGCGATCTGCGCCGTTTCGCGCACCGATATGATCACAAAATGCGCTTCCGACGAGGTCGGGACCGCTGTGCGCTACGTCGCAGGCGACCTCGATTCTTGCGAGGACGCCGGTTGCCCGACGGGTACTACCGTCGTCGTGCGCGATCTGTTTTTCTCGACTCCGGCGCGTATGAAGTTCTTGAAAAAGGACGCTTCGGAAGCGGCGGCGGTCGCGTCGTTTATGGACAGAGTCGCGCTTGCGAACACCGGCATAGCGTTCAAGTTTATAAAAAACGGCGCGGAGGAAATGCGCACGCCCGGCGACGGACGCCTCGACGCAGCGATCAACGCCGTCTTCGGCAGGAAGTTTGCGGAAACGCTCGCTCCCGTAGAGGGCAACAGCTGGGGCATCGGCGTGAGCGGCTTTACGTCGCAGCCCGCGTTCCCGCGTGCGAACCGCAGTATGCAGATATTCTTCGTCAACGGCCGCCTCGTCAGGTCAAAGACCTTCACGGCCGCGCTTGACGCCTCCTACGCGAACCTCGTTCCGTCGGGCAAATTCGCGGCTTGTGTGCTGAATCTGACGCTCAACCCGGCGCTCGTCGACATAAACGTCCATCCCGCGAAGCTTGAGGTGCGTTTCACGGACGACCACGCGGTCTTTGACGCGATTTATCACGCTGTAAAGAGTGCGCTTCAGGGCAAAAAGGACGACATCGGAGTATCACCGTCCAAGGTCGTTGAGATAGGAGAGCTTAAGAGCGACGTGGTGAGCGCCGCTCCGGTGAAGAGCATTTTTGCCGCTCCGGCGGCGCATACGCCGGCGGAACAGACGCGAATACCGGAGACCGAAGCCAGGATAAGCGTACCGAGAGTCGCGTCTTTCCAGTCAGGGAAGCAGGAGGAACGCGCCGTATCAGTCGCCGCGCCGTCTTCATCTCCTTCGCCGGCGGCGAATACCGCGCCCCGCGAGCCGGAGGCGCCGTTCTTTGAACCTTCCGCGGTGAAGGAGGAAAAAACTCCGGTCGTCCGACAGGATACGACGAAAACCGACGTCGTTCACGGTTATAATTACGTGGGAGAGGTTTACAGGACCTATCTTGTTTTTGAGAGCGAATCGGGCGTGCTCTTTGTGGACAAGCACGCCGCTCACGAACGCATTATATTCAACAGGCTCAAAAAGAGCTTCAACCCTGATTCCGACGCGCAGCTTCTGCTTTCTCCGGTTACCGTTTCGCTCGACAAAACCGAAGCTCGGACGATACTCGACAACGTCGAAACGCTCGCTCAGCTCGGCTTCGACGTAGAGGATTTCGGCGCGGGGCAGGTCACTGTCAGAAGCGTTCCCGTCAAGCTGAACGACGACGACGTTTCGTCGCTGCTTCAGCTCATGGCGGAAAAGCTCCCGAAGGGCGGCAAGCGCAGCGTAAGCGAAGCGTTTTACGACGACGTCCTCCACTCGGTCGCCTGCAAGGCTGCCGTTAAAGCCGGCAGACGCAGCAGCGAGGAGGACGCCGAAGACATCCTGCGTATGCTTGACGAGGATCCCGACGCGCGTTTCTGCCCTCACGGCCGGCCCGTCTGCTTTGAGATAAAGCGCGGCGACCTGGATAAGCAGTTCCTTCGCTGA
- a CDS encoding YggS family pyridoxal phosphate-dependent enzyme, with protein MGISDNISTIMSNISAAAVRAGRSPEEVTLAAVTKFQSAERVNEAIAAGVRVIAENRAQELAEKYPLINKPEGLEIHFIGHLQKNKIKYIIDKVDMVQSVDTVELAQALSAACEKRGRDLDVLVQVNIGNEPQKSGFAVSEAVSAALEIASMPRLKLRGLMAILPLGVEKTEALKLFSEMCKLFLDIRGKISDNKYINILSMGMTDDYEWAVEGGSTLVRVGRAIFGERNQI; from the coding sequence ATGGGAATATCCGATAACATATCGACGATAATGTCGAATATCTCTGCCGCCGCCGTAAGAGCCGGCAGGTCGCCGGAGGAGGTCACGCTTGCCGCGGTGACGAAATTCCAGAGCGCCGAACGCGTTAACGAGGCGATCGCCGCGGGAGTCCGCGTCATCGCGGAGAACCGCGCTCAGGAGCTTGCGGAAAAATATCCGCTCATAAACAAGCCCGAGGGGCTTGAGATACACTTCATCGGGCATCTGCAGAAGAACAAGATCAAATACATAATCGACAAGGTCGATATGGTCCAGAGCGTCGATACGGTCGAGCTCGCGCAGGCGCTTTCGGCGGCCTGTGAAAAGCGCGGCAGAGACCTGGACGTGCTTGTTCAGGTGAATATCGGAAACGAACCGCAGAAGTCCGGCTTTGCCGTGTCCGAAGCGGTCTCCGCCGCGTTGGAGATAGCCTCGATGCCTCGTCTGAAACTGCGCGGACTGATGGCGATTCTGCCGCTCGGAGTCGAAAAAACGGAAGCTTTGAAACTTTTTTCCGAAATGTGCAAACTGTTTCTTGACATACGAGGTAAAATAAGCGATAATAAATATATAAATATACTGTCGATGGGCATGACCGACGACTACGAATGGGCGGTCGAAGGCGGCTCCACGCTCGTCAGAGTCGGCAGAGCTATTTTCGGAGAAAGAAATCAAATATAA
- the hpt gene encoding hypoxanthine phosphoribosyltransferase, giving the protein MENVKMLITEDEIKRRVAELGAQITEDYAGKSILLIGVLKGAAVFMSDLMRAINLPVEIDFMVVSSYGAGTQSAGNIKIVKDTDVSVEGREVLIAEDILDTGITLYNLKELLIKRGAKSLRICTIFNKPARRRSPIEADYVGFEVPDEFVVGYGLDYDQQYRNLPYLGILDPSVYGG; this is encoded by the coding sequence ATGGAAAACGTAAAAATGCTCATCACCGAGGATGAGATCAAACGCAGAGTGGCCGAGCTCGGCGCGCAGATCACCGAGGACTACGCCGGAAAAAGCATACTGCTTATAGGCGTTCTCAAGGGAGCTGCGGTCTTTATGTCGGACCTTATGCGCGCGATAAATCTCCCCGTTGAGATAGATTTCATGGTCGTGTCGTCATACGGCGCCGGAACGCAGTCCGCCGGCAACATCAAGATCGTCAAGGACACCGACGTTTCCGTCGAGGGAAGGGAAGTTCTCATCGCCGAGGATATACTCGACACGGGCATCACCCTGTATAACCTCAAGGAACTACTGATCAAGCGCGGAGCGAAGAGCTTGAGAATCTGCACGATATTCAACAAACCCGCCCGCCGCAGAAGTCCGATCGAAGCCGATTACGTCGGATTCGAGGTGCCTGACGAATTCGTCGTCGGCTACGGACTCGACTACGACCAGCAATACCGCAATCTTCCTTACCTCGGAATACTCGATCCGAGCGTATACGGCGGTTGA
- the hfq gene encoding RNA chaperone Hfq, which translates to MQKTQNLQDLFLNACRKENTQVTVFLKNGFQFNGAVKAFDSFTVLLISGGKQMMVYKHAISTVVPAGHVAMEHAEEE; encoded by the coding sequence ATGCAAAAAACGCAGAACTTGCAGGATCTGTTCCTCAACGCTTGCAGAAAAGAGAACACGCAGGTAACGGTCTTCCTGAAAAACGGCTTTCAGTTCAACGGCGCCGTCAAAGCTTTCGACAGCTTCACCGTTTTGCTGATTTCCGGCGGGAAGCAGATGATGGTCTATAAGCACGCGATCTCGACCGTGGTTCCGGCGGGGCACGTTGCGATGGAACACGCTGAGGAAGAATAA
- the mutS gene encoding DNA mismatch repair protein MutS: MPRSPMILQYLAVKEKHPDHILFFRLGDFYEMFFDDAKLASGVLDLVLTGRDCGDGERAPMCGVPYHACDAYIAKLIAKGYKVAICEQMEDPATAKGIVRREVIRIVTPGTVMSPDSLEEGKNNYIASVHSSEDGLGMCFADITTGTLCCLTDGSEKRAEKIINELGRFSPSEVILSAATKPIKEVTDFLDRRTGTVITYGTGDANLDSCIRIVEDHFHKNVLALGISAMPAVIIALGSLLDYLYETQMTAIANITDITFVSEDQYMLLDVSTRRNLELTETMRTGEKKGSLLHVLDRTKTPMGKRMLRGSLEKPLMKPEYIRMRLNAVEALLADSINLSSLRETMSGVRDIERLAARIAYRTAGAKELRALCLSLMPLPEIKATLGGFGDPMLQSLCECVDPLDDVCSDIDRTITDDPPVSVREGGFVRDGVDAELDELRGLLKNLRGVLASIEEREREATGIKNLKVKYNKVFGYYIDVTNMYKNLVPEHYIRKQTLVGGERYVTEELKELEVKISTADERINDIEYSVFTALLERVGKQLSRMQATASAVAMIDMLCSFAAVSSSNRYVKPEIVSEGVTEITDGRHPVVENMLPDGLFVPNDTRLDLDGNMIAIITGPNMAGKSTYMRQVALITIMAQIGCFVPASKAKIGIADKVFTRVGASDDLSMGQSTFMVEMSEVAYILKNATRQSLVIFDEIGRGTSTYDGMSIARAVIDYVADVTKCRTLFATHYHEITDLEAEMPCVKNYNITVKKRDKLVFLRKIVRGRADDSYGIEVADLAGVPAEVTDRARQILKSLEANGVERRAPAPVPQREAAGEMGAALLEKLRRVQADTLSPIEALKLLYELSAEAKEAEKE, translated from the coding sequence ATGCCGAGATCACCTATGATCCTTCAATATCTCGCCGTCAAGGAGAAGCATCCCGACCACATCCTGTTCTTCAGGCTGGGGGATTTTTACGAGATGTTTTTTGACGACGCCAAGCTCGCTTCCGGCGTGCTCGATCTCGTGCTGACCGGCAGGGACTGCGGCGACGGCGAACGCGCCCCGATGTGCGGCGTGCCTTACCACGCCTGCGACGCTTATATAGCCAAGCTTATCGCGAAGGGGTACAAGGTCGCCATCTGCGAGCAGATGGAGGACCCCGCGACCGCGAAGGGCATCGTCCGCAGGGAAGTCATCCGCATCGTCACGCCCGGCACGGTCATGAGCCCCGATTCGCTCGAGGAGGGCAAAAACAACTACATCGCCTCCGTGCATTCGTCGGAAGACGGGCTCGGAATGTGCTTCGCCGACATAACCACCGGCACTCTATGCTGCCTTACCGACGGCTCCGAGAAGCGCGCGGAGAAGATAATCAACGAGCTCGGGCGCTTTTCGCCGAGCGAGGTCATCCTTTCCGCCGCGACCAAGCCGATAAAGGAGGTAACTGACTTCCTCGACAGACGCACCGGCACGGTCATAACCTACGGCACCGGCGACGCGAATCTCGACAGCTGCATCCGCATAGTCGAGGATCACTTTCACAAAAACGTGCTCGCGCTCGGCATAAGCGCGATGCCCGCGGTGATAATCGCGCTCGGCAGTCTGCTCGACTACCTCTATGAAACGCAGATGACCGCAATCGCGAACATCACTGATATAACCTTTGTCAGCGAGGATCAGTATATGCTCCTCGACGTCAGCACGCGCCGCAACCTCGAGCTTACCGAAACGATGCGCACCGGCGAAAAGAAGGGCTCGCTGCTACACGTCCTTGACCGCACGAAGACGCCGATGGGCAAGCGTATGCTGCGCGGCTCGCTCGAAAAGCCGCTCATGAAGCCGGAATATATCCGTATGCGTCTGAACGCGGTGGAGGCGCTGCTCGCCGACAGCATAAACTTAAGCTCGCTGCGCGAAACGATGAGCGGCGTGCGCGATATCGAGCGCCTCGCCGCGCGCATTGCGTACAGGACCGCGGGCGCGAAGGAGCTTCGCGCACTCTGCCTTTCACTGATGCCGCTGCCCGAGATAAAGGCGACGCTCGGCGGCTTCGGCGACCCGATGCTTCAGTCGCTCTGCGAGTGCGTCGATCCGCTCGACGACGTCTGCTCCGATATCGACCGCACGATCACCGACGATCCGCCGGTATCCGTCCGCGAGGGCGGCTTCGTCCGCGACGGCGTGGACGCCGAGCTCGACGAGCTGCGCGGACTGCTGAAAAACCTGCGCGGCGTTCTCGCCTCTATCGAGGAGCGTGAGCGCGAAGCGACCGGTATAAAGAATCTGAAAGTCAAATACAACAAAGTTTTCGGCTACTACATAGACGTCACGAATATGTATAAGAACCTCGTGCCGGAGCATTACATCCGCAAGCAGACGCTTGTCGGCGGCGAACGCTACGTCACCGAGGAGCTCAAGGAGCTCGAGGTGAAGATCTCCACCGCGGACGAGCGTATAAACGACATAGAATACAGCGTTTTCACCGCGCTCCTCGAGAGGGTGGGGAAGCAGCTTTCGCGCATGCAGGCGACGGCTTCGGCGGTCGCGATGATCGATATGCTCTGTTCCTTCGCGGCGGTATCGTCGTCGAACAGATACGTCAAGCCGGAGATCGTCAGCGAGGGCGTCACCGAGATAACCGACGGCAGACATCCCGTCGTCGAGAATATGCTGCCGGACGGGCTATTCGTACCGAACGATACGAGGCTCGACCTCGACGGGAATATGATAGCGATAATCACCGGCCCGAATATGGCGGGCAAATCGACCTATATGCGTCAGGTCGCGCTGATAACGATAATGGCGCAGATAGGATGCTTCGTTCCGGCTTCGAAGGCGAAGATAGGCATAGCCGACAAGGTCTTCACCCGCGTCGGCGCGTCGGACGATCTCTCTATGGGGCAGTCGACCTTTATGGTCGAGATGAGCGAGGTCGCGTATATACTGAAAAACGCGACGCGGCAGAGCCTCGTCATCTTCGACGAGATCGGGCGCGGCACGTCGACCTACGACGGAATGAGCATCGCCAGAGCGGTCATAGACTACGTTGCGGACGTCACGAAGTGCCGCACGCTGTTCGCCACCCACTATCACGAAATAACCGATCTTGAGGCGGAAATGCCCTGCGTCAAGAATTACAACATAACCGTCAAAAAACGCGACAAGCTCGTTTTCCTGCGCAAGATCGTACGCGGCAGAGCGGACGACAGCTACGGCATCGAGGTCGCCGACCTCGCCGGAGTGCCCGCCGAGGTCACCGATCGCGCGCGTCAGATCTTAAAGAGCCTCGAGGCGAACGGCGTCGAGCGCCGCGCTCCCGCGCCGGTCCCGCAGCGCGAGGCCGCGGGGGAGATGGGCGCCGCGCTTCTGGAAAAGCTTCGCAGGGTGCAGGCGGATACGCTTTCGCCCATCGAGGCGCTGAAGCTGCTCTACGAGCTTTCCGCAGAAGCGAAGGAGGCTGAGAAAGAATGA
- the ftsH gene encoding ATP-dependent zinc metalloprotease FtsH: MRRSRGGIVLLVLIVGVLLASLLLSQGGSSEKRTYSEIIDLFKQGKVESYSLNISNGKLVFFTKEAPTKEESFSLPSASLFIDDVRDIVKEQHDKGTIKVYDYTKSSDWAGYLVYIPYVLMFGLIIFFMFRTMNNANRSENRAMSFGKLKVRMANNEKNKKTFADVAGAEEEKEELAEIVDYLKNPTKYMEIGARIPKGILLVGPPGTGKTLIAKATAGEAGVPFFFISGSDFVELFVGVGASRVRDLFDQAKKNAPSIVFVDEIDAVGRQRGAGLGGGHDEKEQTLNQLLVEMDGFSENEGVIIMAATNRPDILDPALLRPGRFDRQVYVSAPDIKGREEILKVHARNKKFEPDVDFKTIAKTTVGFTGADLENLLNESALLAARANRKVISAADIENAVMKVVAGPEKKSRVVSEKEKRLTAYHEAGHAIVTHFLPSCDPVHQISIMPRGMMGGFTRFLPKEDKSYTSKTEMREEISSLLGGRVAEAIALGDISTGASNDLERATRIARNMVTKYGMSDALGSVTFGSEHDEVFLGRDLTTSKVFSETTAAKIDEEVEKIIGAAYKKAEDILNSNRDKLDAVAALLLEKETIGSAEFNSVFA; the protein is encoded by the coding sequence ATGAGAAGATCAAGAGGCGGTATCGTACTGCTCGTGCTTATAGTCGGAGTGCTGCTCGCTTCGCTGCTGCTTTCGCAGGGCGGCTCGTCCGAGAAGCGTACGTATTCCGAAATAATCGACCTGTTCAAACAGGGAAAGGTCGAGAGTTATTCGCTTAATATCAGCAACGGCAAGCTCGTCTTTTTCACGAAGGAAGCGCCGACTAAAGAGGAGAGCTTTTCGCTGCCCTCCGCGTCGCTTTTTATCGACGACGTCAGAGATATAGTCAAAGAGCAGCACGATAAAGGCACGATCAAGGTATACGACTACACCAAATCGTCCGACTGGGCGGGATATCTCGTTTATATCCCTTACGTTCTGATGTTCGGTCTGATAATATTCTTCATGTTCCGCACGATGAACAACGCCAACCGCAGCGAGAACCGCGCCATGTCCTTCGGCAAGCTGAAGGTGCGTATGGCGAATAACGAGAAGAACAAAAAGACCTTTGCCGACGTCGCCGGCGCCGAAGAGGAGAAAGAGGAGCTCGCGGAGATCGTCGACTACCTCAAAAACCCGACCAAGTATATGGAGATCGGCGCGCGTATCCCGAAGGGCATACTGCTCGTCGGCCCTCCCGGCACCGGTAAAACGCTTATAGCGAAGGCGACCGCCGGAGAAGCAGGCGTACCCTTCTTCTTCATTTCCGGCTCCGACTTCGTCGAGCTGTTCGTCGGCGTAGGCGCGTCGCGCGTCCGCGACCTGTTCGATCAGGCGAAGAAGAACGCCCCCTCTATCGTTTTCGTCGATGAGATCGACGCCGTCGGCAGACAGCGCGGCGCGGGTCTCGGCGGCGGTCACGACGAGAAGGAGCAGACGCTCAACCAGCTGCTCGTCGAAATGGACGGCTTCTCGGAGAACGAGGGAGTTATCATAATGGCGGCGACCAACCGCCCCGACATCCTCGATCCCGCGCTGCTTCGTCCGGGTCGTTTCGACAGGCAGGTATACGTCAGCGCGCCCGACATAAAGGGACGTGAGGAGATACTCAAAGTCCACGCCCGCAACAAGAAGTTTGAGCCGGACGTCGACTTCAAAACGATAGCCAAGACCACGGTCGGCTTCACCGGCGCGGATCTGGAGAACCTGCTCAACGAGTCGGCGCTGCTTGCCGCGCGCGCCAACCGCAAGGTCATTTCCGCCGCGGATATCGAGAACGCCGTCATGAAGGTCGTCGCCGGCCCGGAGAAGAAGTCCCGCGTCGTTTCCGAAAAGGAGAAACGCCTGACCGCGTATCACGAAGCCGGCCACGCGATCGTTACCCACTTCCTGCCGAGCTGCGATCCGGTTCATCAGATCTCCATTATGCCCAGAGGTATGATGGGCGGCTTCACCCGTTTCCTGCCGAAAGAGGATAAGAGCTATACCTCCAAGACCGAGATGCGCGAGGAAATTTCCTCGCTGCTCGGCGGCAGAGTCGCCGAAGCGATTGCGCTGGGCGACATCTCCACCGGAGCGTCCAACGATCTTGAACGCGCCACCCGTATCGCGCGCAACATGGTCACTAAGTACGGCATGAGCGACGCGCTCGGCTCCGTGACCTTCGGCAGCGAACACGACGAAGTCTTCCTCGGCCGCGACCTGACCACGTCCAAGGTCTTCTCCGAAACCACCGCAGCCAAGATCGACGAAGAGGTCGAGAAGATCATCGGCGCCGCCTATAAGAAGGCGGAGGATATACTGAATTCCAACCGCGATAAGCTCGATGCCGTCGCCGCGCTTCTGCTCGAAAAGGAGACGATCGGCTCCGCCGAGTTCAATTCCGTATTTGCCTGA
- a CDS encoding cell division protein SepF: protein MGIGDKIKNLFTYNDEDDELETVSSGREREEEQVIRPLSEVPKGNKVVNIHATTQLQVVLVKPEVFEDASAIADHLNEKRTVVLNLENTGKEISRRLIDFLSGVAYANGGKIQRVAHSTYLITPYNVGIMGDLLDELENNGLF, encoded by the coding sequence ATGGGAATCGGAGACAAAATCAAGAACCTTTTCACCTACAATGATGAGGACGATGAGCTGGAAACCGTATCCTCCGGCAGAGAAAGAGAAGAGGAACAGGTTATCAGACCGCTTTCGGAGGTTCCGAAGGGAAACAAGGTCGTCAACATCCACGCGACAACTCAGCTTCAGGTCGTGCTTGTAAAGCCCGAGGTGTTCGAGGACGCCAGCGCCATCGCGGACCATCTCAACGAGAAGCGCACCGTCGTTCTCAACCTTGAGAATACCGGCAAAGAGATTTCACGCAGACTGATAGACTTCCTCAGCGGCGTAGCCTACGCCAACGGAGGCAAGATCCAGCGCGTTGCTCACAGCACTTATCTTATCACCCCGTACAACGTGGGTATCATGGGTGACCTGCTTGACGAGCTGGAAAACAACGGACTGTTTTGA